In Pangasianodon hypophthalmus isolate fPanHyp1 chromosome 29, fPanHyp1.pri, whole genome shotgun sequence, one genomic interval encodes:
- the LOC117597360 gene encoding inactive histone-lysine N-methyltransferase 2E-like isoform X3 — MSFMSRVSVCGRSFSMCSASSCGTHNTSIFKKQRPVYRLCEMKLRRRRRDNPKQEAEYFTSAAKDKEGFDVKYINSFIGRGVFSCVHFDKGDFLLEYRGQLINKAECERRQKLYHDAMKAFMYEFRFNGRLLCVDASREDGSLGRLVNDDHISPNSKMKIITVEGKPHLCLFATRSIDPGEEITYDYGNSELPWRNKIVAEEHQLPPEENSTMALSEARRVKDNQSLSQHQAVSEADPFTPVTEDTQAAINQTEQNIAGAVTEVTSELTSVMDKLETDVLGGETEKNIAGAVTEVTSELTSVMDKLETDVPGGETEKNTAGTITEVTTVLTTIKDKMEPEVPRKETEKITIVKEQSGPEEKDTIAPSEKTEKNCKHEMVFTTVSSMNKCAACVGPVASLIWIGLRCKVCNCFWHKSCFVKLIKNESLSWGCRRITHQKKPKLDVLVVFSKLYMWF, encoded by the exons ATGTCATTCATGTCACGTGTCTCGGTTTGTGGGCGGAGTTTCTCTATGTGCAGCGCGTCATCATGCGGAACTCATAATACgtcaatctttaaaaaacag CGTCCGGTGTACAGACTGTGTGAGATgaagctgaggaggaggaggagagacaatCCCAAACAGGAGGCTGAATATTTCACATCTGCTGCCAAAGACAAGGAGGGATTTgatgtgaaatatataaattcatttatag GACGTGGAGTATTCagttgtgttcattttgataaGGGAGATTTTCTTTTGGAGTACAGAGGACAACTCATAAACAAAGCTGAATGTGAACGACGACAGAAGTTATATCACGATGCCATGAAAGCGTTCATGTATGAATTCCGTTTCAATGGAAGACTCTTATG TGTCGATGCTTCCAGAGAAGATGGTTCCCTTGGGAGACTTGTCAATGATGACCACATCAgcccaaacagcaaaatgaaaataatcactgtagaGGGAAAGCctcatctgtgtttatttgcgACTAGGAGCATCGACCCTGGAGAAGAAATCACATACGATTATGGCAATTCTGAGTTGCCTTGGAGAAATAAG ATTGTAGCTGAAGAACACCAACTGCCACCAGAGGAAAACAGCACTATGGCATTGAGTGAGGCCAGGAGGGTGAAAGACAATCAGTCTCTGTCACAGCACCAG GCTGTTTCTGAGGCAGACCCCTTTACCCCTGTGACCGAAGATACCCAGGCAGCCATCAACCAAACAGAACAG aaTATAGCTGGAGCCGTCACTGAGGTTACGTCAGAGCTGACGTCTGTGATGGACAAGTTGGAGACTGATGTTctgggaggagagacagaaaag aatatagctggagccgtcactgaggttacatcagagctgacgtctgtgatggacaagttggagactgatgttccaggaggagagacagaaaag aatacAGCTGGAACCATTACTGAGGTTACAACAGTGCTGACGACTATAAAGGACAAGATGGAGCCTGAGGTTCCAAGaaaggagacagaaaag ATTACCATTGTGAAGGAGCAATCTGGGCCTGAGGAAAAAGATACAATAGCACCaagtgagaaaacagaaaaa AATTGTAAACATGAAATGGTCTTCACAACTGTTTCGAGCATGAACAAATGTGCAGCATGTGTTGGACCTGTAGCATCACTCATATGGATTGGTCTGAGATGCAAAG tcTGCAATTGTTTTTGGCACAAGTCCTGCTTTGTAAAACTTATTAAGAATGAGTCACTATCATGG GGATGCAGAAGGATCACCCACCAAAAGAAGCCAAAGCTGGATGTTCTGGTTGTATTTTCCAAGTTATATATGTGgttttga
- the LOC117597360 gene encoding inactive histone-lysine N-methyltransferase 2E-like isoform X2 — MSFMSRVSVCGRSFSMCSASSCGTHNTSIFKKQRPVYRLCEMKLRRRRRDNPKQEAEYFTSAAKDKEGFDVKYINSFIGRGVFSCVHFDKGDFLLEYRGQLINKAECERRQKLYHDAMKAFMYEFRFNGRLLCVDASREDGSLGRLVNDDHISPNSKMKIITVEGKPHLCLFATRSIDPGEEITYDYGNSELPWRNKIVAEEHQLPPEENSTMALSEARRVKDNQSLSQHQAVSEADPFTPVTEDTQAAINQTEQNIAGAVTEVTSELTSVMDKLETDVLGGETEKNIAGAVTEVTSELTSVMDKLETDVPGGETEKNTAGTITEVTTVLTTIKDKMEPEVPRKETEKITIVKEQSGPEEKDTIAPSEKTEKNCKHEMVFTTVSSMNKCAACVGPVASLIWIGLRCKVCNCFWHKSCFVKLIKNESLSWLPNPRRYLVWECRLCHGCQTQNPDPTVVFI, encoded by the exons ATGTCATTCATGTCACGTGTCTCGGTTTGTGGGCGGAGTTTCTCTATGTGCAGCGCGTCATCATGCGGAACTCATAATACgtcaatctttaaaaaacag CGTCCGGTGTACAGACTGTGTGAGATgaagctgaggaggaggaggagagacaatCCCAAACAGGAGGCTGAATATTTCACATCTGCTGCCAAAGACAAGGAGGGATTTgatgtgaaatatataaattcatttatag GACGTGGAGTATTCagttgtgttcattttgataaGGGAGATTTTCTTTTGGAGTACAGAGGACAACTCATAAACAAAGCTGAATGTGAACGACGACAGAAGTTATATCACGATGCCATGAAAGCGTTCATGTATGAATTCCGTTTCAATGGAAGACTCTTATG TGTCGATGCTTCCAGAGAAGATGGTTCCCTTGGGAGACTTGTCAATGATGACCACATCAgcccaaacagcaaaatgaaaataatcactgtagaGGGAAAGCctcatctgtgtttatttgcgACTAGGAGCATCGACCCTGGAGAAGAAATCACATACGATTATGGCAATTCTGAGTTGCCTTGGAGAAATAAG ATTGTAGCTGAAGAACACCAACTGCCACCAGAGGAAAACAGCACTATGGCATTGAGTGAGGCCAGGAGGGTGAAAGACAATCAGTCTCTGTCACAGCACCAG GCTGTTTCTGAGGCAGACCCCTTTACCCCTGTGACCGAAGATACCCAGGCAGCCATCAACCAAACAGAACAG aaTATAGCTGGAGCCGTCACTGAGGTTACGTCAGAGCTGACGTCTGTGATGGACAAGTTGGAGACTGATGTTctgggaggagagacagaaaag aatatagctggagccgtcactgaggttacatcagagctgacgtctgtgatggacaagttggagactgatgttccaggaggagagacagaaaag aatacAGCTGGAACCATTACTGAGGTTACAACAGTGCTGACGACTATAAAGGACAAGATGGAGCCTGAGGTTCCAAGaaaggagacagaaaag ATTACCATTGTGAAGGAGCAATCTGGGCCTGAGGAAAAAGATACAATAGCACCaagtgagaaaacagaaaaa AATTGTAAACATGAAATGGTCTTCACAACTGTTTCGAGCATGAACAAATGTGCAGCATGTGTTGGACCTGTAGCATCACTCATATGGATTGGTCTGAGATGCAAAG tcTGCAATTGTTTTTGGCACAAGTCCTGCTTTGTAAAACTTATTAAGAATGAGTCACTATCATGG CTTCCAAACCCCAGGAGATATCTGGTGTGGGAATGTAGACTCTGCCATGGCTGCCAAACCCAAAACCCTGACCCTACCGTGGTGTTCATTTAG
- the LOC117597360 gene encoding inactive histone-lysine N-methyltransferase 2E-like isoform X4 — MEPSRPVYRLCEMKLRRRRRDNPKQEAEYFTSAAKDKEGFDVKYINSFIGRGVFSCVHFDKGDFLLEYRGQLINKAECERRQKLYHDAMKAFMYEFRFNGRLLCVDASREDGSLGRLVNDDHISPNSKMKIITVEGKPHLCLFATRSIDPGEEITYDYGNSELPWRNKIVAEEHQLPPEENSTMALSEARRVKDNQSLSQHQAVSEADPFTPVTEDTQAAINQTEQNIAGAVTEVTSELTSVMDKLETDVLGGETEKNIAGAVTEVTSELTSVMDKLETDVPGGETEKNTAGTITEVTTVLTTIKDKMEPEVPRKETEKITIVKEQSGPEEKDTIAPSEKTEKNCKHEMVFTTVSSMNKCAACVGPVASLIWIGLRCKVCNCFWHKSCFVKLIKNESLSWVSAFIIHYINFSHLQVQFLVIVCFLVLESKYW, encoded by the exons ATGGAGCCCTCG CGTCCGGTGTACAGACTGTGTGAGATgaagctgaggaggaggaggagagacaatCCCAAACAGGAGGCTGAATATTTCACATCTGCTGCCAAAGACAAGGAGGGATTTgatgtgaaatatataaattcatttatag GACGTGGAGTATTCagttgtgttcattttgataaGGGAGATTTTCTTTTGGAGTACAGAGGACAACTCATAAACAAAGCTGAATGTGAACGACGACAGAAGTTATATCACGATGCCATGAAAGCGTTCATGTATGAATTCCGTTTCAATGGAAGACTCTTATG TGTCGATGCTTCCAGAGAAGATGGTTCCCTTGGGAGACTTGTCAATGATGACCACATCAgcccaaacagcaaaatgaaaataatcactgtagaGGGAAAGCctcatctgtgtttatttgcgACTAGGAGCATCGACCCTGGAGAAGAAATCACATACGATTATGGCAATTCTGAGTTGCCTTGGAGAAATAAG ATTGTAGCTGAAGAACACCAACTGCCACCAGAGGAAAACAGCACTATGGCATTGAGTGAGGCCAGGAGGGTGAAAGACAATCAGTCTCTGTCACAGCACCAG GCTGTTTCTGAGGCAGACCCCTTTACCCCTGTGACCGAAGATACCCAGGCAGCCATCAACCAAACAGAACAG aaTATAGCTGGAGCCGTCACTGAGGTTACGTCAGAGCTGACGTCTGTGATGGACAAGTTGGAGACTGATGTTctgggaggagagacagaaaag aatatagctggagccgtcactgaggttacatcagagctgacgtctgtgatggacaagttggagactgatgttccaggaggagagacagaaaag aatacAGCTGGAACCATTACTGAGGTTACAACAGTGCTGACGACTATAAAGGACAAGATGGAGCCTGAGGTTCCAAGaaaggagacagaaaag ATTACCATTGTGAAGGAGCAATCTGGGCCTGAGGAAAAAGATACAATAGCACCaagtgagaaaacagaaaaa AATTGTAAACATGAAATGGTCTTCACAACTGTTTCGAGCATGAACAAATGTGCAGCATGTGTTGGACCTGTAGCATCACTCATATGGATTGGTCTGAGATGCAAAG tcTGCAATTGTTTTTGGCACAAGTCCTGCTTTGTAAAACTTATTAAGAATGAGTCACTATCATGGGTGAGtgcatttataattcattatataaattttagtcATTTGCAAGTGCAATTTCTAGTGATCGTTTGTTTTCTGGTACTAGAGAGTAAGTACTGGTGA
- the LOC117597360 gene encoding inactive histone-lysine N-methyltransferase 2E-like isoform X1, whose amino-acid sequence MSFMSRVSVCGRSFSMCSASSCGTHNTSIFKKQRPVYRLCEMKLRRRRRDNPKQEAEYFTSAAKDKEGFDVKYINSFIGRGVFSCVHFDKGDFLLEYRGQLINKAECERRQKLYHDAMKAFMYEFRFNGRLLCVDASREDGSLGRLVNDDHISPNSKMKIITVEGKPHLCLFATRSIDPGEEITYDYGNSELPWRNKIVAEEHQLPPEENSTMALSEARRVKDNQSLSQHQAVSEADPFTPVTEDTQAAINQTEQNIAGAVTEVTSELTSVMDKLETDVLGGETEKNIAGAVTEVTSELTSVMDKLETDVPGGETEKNTAGTITEVTTVLTTIKDKMEPEVPRKETEKITIVKEQSGPEEKDTIAPSEKTEKNCKHEMVFTTVSSMNKCAACVGPVASLIWIGLRCKVCNCFWHKSCFVKLIKNESLSWVSAFIIHYINFSHLQVQFLVIVCFLVLESKYW is encoded by the exons ATGTCATTCATGTCACGTGTCTCGGTTTGTGGGCGGAGTTTCTCTATGTGCAGCGCGTCATCATGCGGAACTCATAATACgtcaatctttaaaaaacag CGTCCGGTGTACAGACTGTGTGAGATgaagctgaggaggaggaggagagacaatCCCAAACAGGAGGCTGAATATTTCACATCTGCTGCCAAAGACAAGGAGGGATTTgatgtgaaatatataaattcatttatag GACGTGGAGTATTCagttgtgttcattttgataaGGGAGATTTTCTTTTGGAGTACAGAGGACAACTCATAAACAAAGCTGAATGTGAACGACGACAGAAGTTATATCACGATGCCATGAAAGCGTTCATGTATGAATTCCGTTTCAATGGAAGACTCTTATG TGTCGATGCTTCCAGAGAAGATGGTTCCCTTGGGAGACTTGTCAATGATGACCACATCAgcccaaacagcaaaatgaaaataatcactgtagaGGGAAAGCctcatctgtgtttatttgcgACTAGGAGCATCGACCCTGGAGAAGAAATCACATACGATTATGGCAATTCTGAGTTGCCTTGGAGAAATAAG ATTGTAGCTGAAGAACACCAACTGCCACCAGAGGAAAACAGCACTATGGCATTGAGTGAGGCCAGGAGGGTGAAAGACAATCAGTCTCTGTCACAGCACCAG GCTGTTTCTGAGGCAGACCCCTTTACCCCTGTGACCGAAGATACCCAGGCAGCCATCAACCAAACAGAACAG aaTATAGCTGGAGCCGTCACTGAGGTTACGTCAGAGCTGACGTCTGTGATGGACAAGTTGGAGACTGATGTTctgggaggagagacagaaaag aatatagctggagccgtcactgaggttacatcagagctgacgtctgtgatggacaagttggagactgatgttccaggaggagagacagaaaag aatacAGCTGGAACCATTACTGAGGTTACAACAGTGCTGACGACTATAAAGGACAAGATGGAGCCTGAGGTTCCAAGaaaggagacagaaaag ATTACCATTGTGAAGGAGCAATCTGGGCCTGAGGAAAAAGATACAATAGCACCaagtgagaaaacagaaaaa AATTGTAAACATGAAATGGTCTTCACAACTGTTTCGAGCATGAACAAATGTGCAGCATGTGTTGGACCTGTAGCATCACTCATATGGATTGGTCTGAGATGCAAAG tcTGCAATTGTTTTTGGCACAAGTCCTGCTTTGTAAAACTTATTAAGAATGAGTCACTATCATGGGTGAGtgcatttataattcattatataaattttagtcATTTGCAAGTGCAATTTCTAGTGATCGTTTGTTTTCTGGTACTAGAGAGTAAGTACTGGTGA